The genomic stretch TCGCACGGGAAGTGGCTCCTAATGTCTTTGGGCAAGCCGGCCCGACTTGCGTTACTCAAGGCGTTTGTCACGAAGGGGCTATGAGTTGTGGGCGGATAAAGGGGCTTAGGAAGTAGCTTCGTGAGGGGTCTCCAGGATTTTGTTTTACCCCGCTCACTCGGTAAGCTGCGCGGACAAAACTAATCGCTCAAGCTCTCCGCTCCATCGGTACCTGCGCCGCTAAGTTTTCGTCTGTGGCGTTGCGGCTTGGGCGAAAGCCTCATCCGGCTTTCGTCCCGGCTAAATCGGCTCCTCGAAAGCACTGCTTTCGCACTTGTTCTCGTAGCCGGTTGGAAACGTCCTGTTTCCAACCCGATTCCGCTGCATGCTTTTCGCGAAGTTTTGTTTCCGCTCGCTTAAAAGTCGCTCACTCTTGTAAATCAAAATCCTTGGGTTATCTCTGAAGGTTATCTAGGTAGGCTTTCAAGGCTTTAAGTAATTCTTTGTAAGACACTAAACAAGTTACATATTCTTACTAAACGAACGCATGAACGGCAAAGGTATCCCTTACTAGAATGACAAGTTTCCTTATCTGCTCGGGTACTAAAATCGCCTTTGGCTCTTAGTCTATCTGCAGTATTTTGAGTTGCTTCGTTGCAAGTTCTATACCGTGTGAGCAAACCCAAGGATTTTGTTTTAGCGGAGAGAACGGCTTTAAGCGAGCAGCTACCCGTTCTTCGCGAAAATCTAACCACGGAGTCTGGTTGGAAACAGGACGTTTCCAACACGCTAGAGAGCCAAACAAGTGCGAAAAGCTCGCCCGCTTTTCGGGATGGCGATTTAGCGTGGAACCAGACGCAGTGGATAGGTTGAGCGATTAGAACGGGTGCGCGCAGCTTACGGAGTGAGCGGGGTAAAACAAAATCCTGGAGAATTACGACAAAATGCTCTTCTACCCAAACGCCTCAAACGGAGGCTAATGAAAGGACTGACCCTAACGCATGAACGAAGAAATCGTATACGGCCGTAACGCCGTCTGGGAACTCCTCCAATCAGGTAAGCCCGTCAACAAACTGCTCTTCCAATCAGAAGGCACTGGCGGTCGCTTCCAAGACATGGTTAGCCATGCTCGAGGGCAGCAAATTCCCTTCCAATTTGTCGACAAAGTCGCCTTGGACCGCTTGACAGAGAAAGCCAAGCATCAAGGTGTTTTAGCTTACGCCTCTCCTCGAGAATATGCTGAGGTGGAGGACATCCTAGCTTTGGCAAAAGAAAAGGAAGAAGATCTCTTTATCCTTGTTCTGGATGAAGTAGAAGATCCTCATAATCTAGGTGCTCTCATTCGGACTGCCGATGCAGCTGGAGTCCACGGGGTGATTATCCCGAAGCGCCGTAGCGTATCGCTTACCTCAACCGTAGCTAAGACTTCTGCAGGTGCCATAGAGCATGTCTTGGTAGCTCGGGTAGGGAACTTAGTCCAGACCTTAAAGGACCTCCAAAAGGCTGGTTGTTGGGTGTCTGGAGCCGAAGCAGGTGGAACTGAGGTTTATCGCTCAGATCTTACAGGCCCTAGAGTGATTGTTGTAGGCAGTGAAGGAAAGGGCTTGAGCCGACTGGTCAAGGAAACCTGTGATGAAATAATAAGCCTTCCCATGAGGGGTCAGATTAATTCTTTAAATGCCAGTGTCGCCGGATCCATTTT from Desulfitobacterium dichloroeliminans LMG P-21439 encodes the following:
- the rlmB gene encoding 23S rRNA (guanosine(2251)-2'-O)-methyltransferase RlmB encodes the protein MNEEIVYGRNAVWELLQSGKPVNKLLFQSEGTGGRFQDMVSHARGQQIPFQFVDKVALDRLTEKAKHQGVLAYASPREYAEVEDILALAKEKEEDLFILVLDEVEDPHNLGALIRTADAAGVHGVIIPKRRSVSLTSTVAKTSAGAIEHVLVARVGNLVQTLKDLQKAGCWVSGAEAGGTEVYRSDLTGPRVIVVGSEGKGLSRLVKETCDEIISLPMRGQINSLNASVAGSILLYEVVRQRSGK